From the genome of Streptomyces sp. NBC_01317, one region includes:
- a CDS encoding HAD family hydrolase: MATDLDGTLLREDSTVSPRTREALAAATAAGAAHIIVTGRAVPWTRRILDDLGYDGLAVCGQGAQVYHAGEHRLLTSVTLDRQLAGAALAKIEAEVGPLALAVSQDGLDGEVLFGPGYRVHEGPLASVAEDDPVKMFSAPLNKVYIQHPELDDDELTRIARAAVGDMVAVVMAGAGVVEILPLGLSKATGLSLAARRLGVKAADTIAFGDMPNDIPMFGWARHGVAMANAHRELKAVADEVTASNEDDGIAVVLEKLLLQG; the protein is encoded by the coding sequence GTGGCGACCGACCTCGACGGCACGCTGCTGCGTGAGGATTCCACGGTCTCCCCGCGCACCCGTGAAGCGCTCGCCGCGGCGACCGCGGCGGGCGCCGCTCACATCATCGTGACGGGGCGCGCCGTGCCGTGGACCCGGCGCATCCTGGACGACCTCGGGTACGACGGTCTGGCGGTGTGCGGTCAAGGGGCGCAGGTCTATCACGCGGGCGAGCACAGGCTGTTGACGTCGGTGACGCTGGACCGGCAGCTGGCCGGGGCGGCGCTGGCCAAGATCGAGGCGGAGGTCGGTCCGCTGGCGCTTGCCGTGAGCCAGGACGGCCTGGACGGCGAGGTGCTGTTCGGCCCCGGCTACCGGGTGCACGAGGGGCCGCTCGCCTCGGTGGCCGAGGACGATCCGGTGAAGATGTTCTCGGCGCCGCTGAACAAGGTGTACATCCAGCATCCTGAGCTGGACGACGACGAGTTGACGCGGATCGCGCGGGCGGCGGTCGGCGACATGGTCGCGGTGGTGATGGCGGGCGCCGGCGTGGTGGAGATCCTGCCGCTGGGGCTGAGCAAGGCCACGGGGCTGTCGCTGGCGGCGCGCCGGCTGGGCGTGAAGGCGGCGGACACGATCGCGTTCGGCGACATGCCGAACGACATCCCGATGTTCGGCTGGGCGCGGCACGGCGTGGCGATGGCCAACGCGCACCGGGAGTTGAAGGCCGTGGCCGACGAGGTCACGGCGTCGAACGAGGACGACGGCATCGCGGTGGTGCTGGAGAAGCTGCTGCTCCAGGGCTGA
- the serS gene encoding serine--tRNA ligase, with protein sequence MIDLRLLREDPDRVRASQRARGEDVALVDALLSADERRRSSGLRFDELRSEQKSLGKLIPKASPEEKAELLRKAEQLKSDVKAADVAQHEADDEAKRLLLQLGNVVHPDVPVGGEEDFVVLETHGTIRDFAAEGFEPKDHLELGEALGAIDVERGAKVSGSRFYYLTGIGALLELALVNASIAQATEAGLVPMLTPALVRPRAMEGTGFLGQAAENVYHLEKDDYYLVGTSEVPLAAYHMDEIIEAGKLPLRYAGFSPCFRREAGTYGKDTRGIFRVHQFDKVEMFSYVDPAEAEAEHRRLLDWEKQWLSALGLPFQVIDVASGDLGASASRKFDCEAWIPTQGKYRELTSASNCDGFQARRLSIRMRDGKQVKPLSTLNGTLCAVPRTIVALLENHQQADGSVWVPEVLRPYLGGREILEPIAK encoded by the coding sequence GTGATTGACCTTCGCCTGCTCCGTGAGGACCCCGACCGTGTCCGCGCCTCCCAGCGCGCCCGTGGAGAGGACGTCGCGCTCGTCGACGCCCTGCTCTCCGCCGATGAGCGGCGCAGGTCGTCCGGCCTCCGCTTCGACGAGCTGCGCTCCGAGCAGAAGTCGCTCGGCAAGCTGATCCCCAAGGCCTCGCCCGAGGAGAAGGCCGAGCTGCTCAGGAAGGCCGAGCAGCTCAAGTCCGACGTCAAGGCCGCCGACGTGGCGCAGCACGAGGCCGACGACGAGGCCAAGCGGCTGCTGCTCCAGCTGGGCAACGTGGTGCACCCCGACGTCCCGGTGGGCGGCGAGGAGGACTTCGTCGTCCTGGAGACGCACGGCACGATCCGCGACTTCGCCGCGGAGGGCTTCGAGCCCAAGGACCACCTGGAGCTGGGCGAGGCGCTGGGCGCCATCGACGTCGAGCGGGGCGCCAAGGTGTCCGGCTCGCGCTTCTACTACCTGACGGGGATCGGCGCGCTGCTGGAGCTCGCTCTGGTGAACGCGTCGATCGCGCAGGCCACCGAGGCCGGCCTCGTCCCGATGCTCACGCCCGCGCTGGTCCGCCCGCGCGCGATGGAGGGCACGGGCTTCCTCGGCCAGGCCGCGGAGAACGTGTACCACCTGGAGAAGGACGACTACTACCTGGTCGGTACGTCGGAAGTCCCGCTCGCCGCCTACCACATGGACGAGATCATCGAGGCCGGCAAGCTGCCGCTGCGCTACGCGGGCTTCTCGCCGTGCTTCCGCCGTGAGGCGGGGACGTACGGCAAGGACACGCGGGGCATCTTCCGCGTCCACCAGTTCGACAAGGTCGAGATGTTCTCGTACGTCGACCCGGCGGAGGCGGAGGCCGAGCACCGGCGGCTTCTGGACTGGGAGAAGCAGTGGCTGAGCGCTCTCGGGCTGCCCTTCCAGGTGATCGACGTGGCCTCGGGTGATCTGGGCGCCTCGGCCTCGCGGAAGTTCGACTGCGAGGCGTGGATCCCGACGCAGGGCAAGTACCGCGAGTTGACGTCGGCGTCCAACTGTGACGGCTTCCAGGCCCGCCGGCTGTCCATCCGGATGCGGGACGGCAAGCAGGTGAAGCCGCTGTCGACGCTGAACGGCACGCTGTGCGCCGTACCGCGCACGATCGTGGCGCTGCTGGAGAACCATCAGCAGGCGGACGGTTCGGTGTGGGTGCCCGAGGTGCTCCGTCCGTACCTGGGCGGGCGTGAGATTCTGGAGCCGATCGCCAAGTGA
- the pheA gene encoding prephenate dehydratase, producing the protein MSATRYTYLGPEGTFTEAALRTLPEAATRELIPMVSVPAALDAVRNGDAAAALVPIENSVEGGVTATLDELASGEPLMIYREVLLPIAFALLVRPGTELSEVKTVTGHPVAQPQVRNWLRTHLPDALWESAASNADGARLVQEGRFDAAFAGEFAAATYRLTPLVTEIHDAENAETRFVLVGRPARPASPTGADKTSVVIWLGDDRPGALLELLQEFAVRGVNLMLIQSRPTGAGIGNYCFAVDAEGHIADRRVGEALMGLKRICPKVRFLGSYPRAGVSAADAGQLRPGTSDAEFIEAADWLTRSQDGRA; encoded by the coding sequence ATGTCGGCCACGCGCTACACGTATCTCGGCCCCGAGGGCACCTTCACCGAGGCCGCCCTCCGTACGCTCCCGGAAGCCGCCACGCGTGAGCTGATCCCGATGGTGTCCGTACCGGCGGCCCTCGACGCCGTACGGAACGGGGACGCCGCGGCCGCCCTCGTACCGATCGAGAACTCGGTCGAGGGCGGGGTGACGGCCACGCTCGACGAACTCGCCTCCGGCGAACCGCTGATGATCTACCGCGAGGTGCTGCTCCCGATCGCCTTCGCGCTGCTCGTACGGCCCGGCACGGAGCTCTCCGAGGTGAAGACGGTGACCGGTCATCCGGTCGCCCAGCCCCAGGTGCGCAACTGGCTGCGGACCCATCTGCCGGACGCGTTGTGGGAGTCGGCGGCCTCGAACGCGGACGGCGCGCGGCTGGTACAGGAGGGCCGTTTCGACGCGGCGTTCGCGGGTGAGTTCGCGGCGGCGACGTACAGGCTGACGCCGCTGGTCACCGAGATCCACGACGCGGAGAACGCCGAGACGCGGTTCGTGCTGGTGGGCCGCCCCGCGCGGCCCGCGTCGCCGACCGGGGCCGACAAGACCTCGGTCGTCATCTGGCTGGGCGACGACCGTCCCGGCGCGCTGCTCGAACTGCTCCAGGAGTTCGCGGTGCGGGGGGTCAACCTGATGCTGATCCAGTCGCGGCCGACGGGCGCGGGCATCGGCAACTACTGCTTCGCCGTGGACGCCGAGGGGCACATCGCGGACCGGCGGGTGGGGGAGGCGCTGATGGGGCTCAAGCGGATCTGCCCCAAGGTGCGGTTCCTGGGGTCGTACCCCCGGGCGGGGGTGTCGGCGGCCGACGCGGGGCAGTTGCGGCCCGGCACCTCGGACGCCGAGTTCATCGAGGCGGCGGACTGGCTGACGCGCAGCCAGGACGGCCGGGCCTGA
- the efeB gene encoding iron uptake transporter deferrochelatase/peroxidase subunit, producing the protein MSDTRQNKLARNDRNNRPDGDNEDGRSGRNPDGVSRRRLLGTASAVGAAGLALGAAGGAAASAAGRSEPAPVTALTTLGTDTVAFHGAHQPGITTPLHARGHLVAFDLAPGAGRKEASALLRRWSASARALMAGEPAAGHDTGVALDAGPSSLTVTFGFGRTFFDRTNLTGRRPSALDPLPPFSSDHLDSWRSDGDLWIQIGADDALVAFHALRTLQKDAGAAARVRWQMNGFNRTPGATPHPMTARNLMGQLDGTANPKPSEPDFDRRVFLPSTPAADTTASEDTAWMAGGSYAVVRRIRMLLDDWEQLSLHKQEQVIGRRKADGAPLTGGTESTKLALDTVGPDGRLVIPGNAHARISAPEANGGAAMLRRPFSFHDGIGPDGTPDAGLLFVCWQADPLKGFVPVQRKLDRGDALSAYIRHEASGLFAVPGGAREGEYVGQRLLEA; encoded by the coding sequence GTGAGCGACACCAGGCAGAACAAACTCGCCCGGAACGACCGGAACAACCGGCCCGACGGCGACAACGAGGACGGCCGGAGCGGCCGGAACCCGGACGGCGTCTCCCGCCGCCGCCTCCTCGGCACCGCGAGCGCCGTCGGAGCCGCCGGACTGGCACTCGGCGCGGCGGGCGGAGCCGCGGCCTCCGCCGCCGGCCGGAGCGAACCCGCCCCCGTCACCGCGCTGACCACCCTCGGCACGGACACGGTCGCCTTCCACGGCGCCCACCAGCCGGGCATCACCACCCCGCTGCACGCGCGGGGCCACCTCGTCGCCTTCGACCTGGCGCCGGGAGCGGGACGCAAGGAAGCGAGCGCGCTGCTGCGCCGCTGGTCCGCCTCGGCCCGGGCCCTGATGGCCGGGGAACCGGCCGCCGGCCACGACACCGGTGTCGCCCTGGACGCCGGCCCGTCCTCCCTCACCGTCACCTTCGGCTTCGGCCGTACCTTCTTCGACCGTACGAACCTGACCGGCCGCCGGCCCTCCGCGCTCGACCCGCTCCCCCCGTTCTCCTCCGACCACCTCGACAGCTGGCGCAGCGACGGCGACCTCTGGATCCAGATCGGCGCCGACGACGCGCTGGTCGCCTTCCACGCGCTGCGCACACTCCAGAAGGACGCGGGCGCCGCCGCCCGGGTCAGGTGGCAGATGAACGGGTTCAACCGCACCCCCGGCGCGACCCCGCACCCCATGACGGCCCGCAACCTCATGGGCCAACTCGACGGGACCGCCAACCCCAAACCGTCCGAGCCCGACTTCGACCGGCGCGTCTTCCTGCCGTCCACCCCCGCGGCCGACACCACGGCCTCGGAGGACACCGCCTGGATGGCGGGCGGCTCCTACGCCGTCGTACGGCGCATCCGCATGCTCCTCGACGACTGGGAGCAGCTCTCCCTCCACAAACAGGAACAGGTCATCGGCCGCCGCAAGGCCGACGGCGCGCCCCTCACCGGCGGGACGGAGAGCACCAAGCTCGCCCTCGACACCGTCGGCCCCGACGGCAGGCTCGTCATCCCCGGCAACGCGCACGCGCGCATCTCCGCCCCCGAGGCGAACGGCGGAGCCGCCATGCTGCGCCGCCCCTTCTCCTTCCACGACGGGATCGGCCCGGACGGAACGCCGGACGCGGGGCTGCTCTTCGTCTGCTGGCAGGCCGATCCGCTCAAGGGATTCGTACCCGTGCAACGCAAGCTCGACCGCGGTGACGCGCTTTCGGCGTACATCCGCCACGAGGCGAGCGGGCTGTTCGCGGTGCCGGGCGGGGCACGCGAGGGCGAGTACGTGGGCCAGCGCCTCCTGGAGGCCTAG
- a CDS encoding copper resistance CopC/CopD family protein gives MTTTAPRFGAAPAAPLVRLLLVATVLLGTVFTVLSGTASAHAALTGSTPEDGAVVATAPKDVTLTFSEQVALSDSSIRVLDPSNKRVDTQKIRNLSSGKTVSYAVDLHAGLPDGTYTVAWQAVSADSHPVSGAFTFSIGAPSKTEATLPAEKAGGGLVGFLYDVARYVSYAGFILLVGGSAFVLGSWPRGASVRPLQRLVVQGWIALTAATLVLLLLRTPYTGSGELADAFDLGGLRAVLTTKSGTALVSRLLLLGAAALFVAVLFGAYGRRETPTNEDEAKEKKDLTFGLAVGGVVVAAGIAATWALSEHASTGIQAGLAMPVDVLHLLAVATWLGGLTALLVALYRAPSIEAAAVRRFSRTAFVSVVVLAATGLYQSWRQVGSWSALGDTSYGQLLLVKVGLVAVLIAIAFFSRRWTARLGESGAVPAEAGTEARAEAKAEAKSTTEAETSEPSETRTETGTGTGAGAEAAAETGAGSGSGAAVLAGAGAAAGSGAESASGSETSTGQGTRSETVTASTTAVGDTQRIAQLARQQAAMATARQKRLRDADTERSGLRRSVLAEAGVAVVLLAVTTVLTSTEPGRTAEQEANRTGASASAPATAGPIDVTLPFDTGGQNGKGTVRVTLDPGTSGANLMHLYIDGPDGQPLDVPEVKVAFTLTSQKIGPLPIVPERFAAGHWSADGVQLPMPGVWKLQVTVRTSDIDQITVDKNVKIG, from the coding sequence ATGACGACCACCGCCCCGCGCTTCGGAGCCGCACCGGCCGCACCACTCGTGCGACTGCTGCTCGTCGCCACCGTGCTGCTCGGCACCGTCTTCACCGTGCTGTCCGGCACGGCGTCGGCGCATGCCGCACTGACCGGCAGCACCCCCGAGGACGGGGCGGTGGTCGCCACCGCCCCCAAGGACGTCACCCTCACCTTCTCCGAGCAGGTCGCCCTGAGCGACAGCTCGATCCGTGTCCTCGACCCGAGCAACAAGCGGGTCGACACCCAGAAGATCCGGAACCTGAGCAGCGGGAAAACGGTCAGCTACGCCGTGGATCTGCACGCCGGTCTGCCCGACGGCACCTACACCGTCGCCTGGCAGGCCGTCTCGGCCGACAGCCACCCCGTCTCGGGCGCCTTCACCTTCTCCATCGGGGCCCCCTCGAAGACCGAGGCCACCCTGCCCGCCGAGAAGGCCGGCGGCGGCCTGGTCGGCTTCCTCTACGACGTCGCGCGCTACGTCTCGTACGCCGGTTTCATCCTCCTCGTCGGTGGTTCCGCCTTCGTCCTCGGCAGCTGGCCGCGCGGCGCGTCCGTCCGGCCTCTGCAACGGCTGGTCGTCCAGGGCTGGATCGCCCTCACCGCCGCCACGCTTGTCCTCCTCCTGCTCCGCACCCCCTATACCGGCTCGGGCGAACTGGCCGACGCCTTCGACCTGGGCGGACTGCGGGCCGTCCTCACCACCAAGTCCGGCACCGCCCTCGTCTCCCGGCTGCTGCTCCTCGGCGCCGCCGCGCTCTTCGTGGCCGTTCTCTTCGGCGCGTACGGCCGCCGGGAAACACCCACGAACGAGGACGAGGCGAAGGAGAAGAAGGACCTCACCTTCGGACTCGCCGTCGGCGGCGTTGTCGTCGCGGCCGGCATCGCCGCCACCTGGGCGCTCTCCGAGCACGCGTCGACCGGGATCCAGGCCGGTCTCGCCATGCCGGTGGACGTCCTGCACCTGCTGGCGGTGGCGACCTGGCTCGGCGGCCTGACTGCCCTGCTCGTCGCGCTGTACCGGGCGCCCTCCATCGAGGCCGCGGCGGTGCGGCGCTTCTCGCGTACCGCGTTCGTCAGCGTCGTCGTACTCGCCGCGACCGGGCTCTACCAGTCCTGGCGGCAGGTCGGATCGTGGTCGGCGCTCGGGGACACGTCATACGGGCAACTCCTCCTGGTGAAGGTCGGGCTGGTCGCCGTCCTGATCGCCATCGCCTTCTTCTCGCGGCGATGGACAGCACGGCTGGGAGAGTCGGGGGCGGTCCCGGCGGAGGCCGGGACAGAAGCGAGGGCAGAAGCGAAGGCAGAAGCGAAGTCGACGACGGAAGCGGAAACGTCGGAGCCATCAGAAACAAGGACAGAGACAGGGACAGGGACAGGGGCGGGGGCTGAGGCCGCAGCGGAGACAGGGGCCGGGAGCGGGTCTGGGGCTGCGGTCCTGGCCGGTGCCGGAGCGGCGGCCGGGAGCGGAGCGGAAAGCGCGTCGGGGTCGGAGACCTCGACCGGACAGGGGACCCGGTCCGAGACCGTCACCGCGAGCACAACCGCGGTCGGCGATACTCAAAGGATTGCCCAGCTCGCCCGCCAGCAAGCCGCGATGGCGACAGCACGCCAAAAGCGACTGCGCGACGCCGACACCGAACGCTCCGGACTGCGCCGTTCCGTCCTGGCCGAGGCCGGCGTCGCCGTCGTACTCCTCGCCGTCACCACCGTACTGACGTCGACCGAGCCCGGCCGGACCGCCGAACAGGAAGCGAACCGGACAGGCGCCTCCGCCAGCGCGCCCGCGACCGCCGGGCCCATCGACGTCACCCTGCCCTTCGACACCGGCGGCCAGAACGGCAAGGGAACAGTGCGGGTGACCCTCGACCCCGGCACGTCCGGCGCCAACCTGATGCACCTCTACATAGACGGGCCGGACGGGCAGCCCCTCGACGTGCCCGAGGTGAAGGTGGCCTTCACCCTGACCTCCCAGAAGATCGGCCCGCTGCCGATCGTCCCCGAGCGGTTCGCCGCCGGACACTGGAGCGCGGACGGGGTACAGCTCCCGATGCCGGGCGTCTGGAAGCTCCAGGTGACCGTGCGTACCTCCGATATCGACCAGATCACCGTCGACAAGAACGTGAAGATCGGCTGA
- a CDS encoding copper chaperone PCu(A)C, translating into MAGGLTSALALALILVGCSSGSSTSSKSPELKVSGAYMPRPVSDLAAGFLVVTNSGGAADKLTSVTSALSDNITIHKTEDQKMMEVTSFDIPAGGTLDLARGGNHIMFAELKQQPKQGQEIGIELHFEKADPIKVELPVKETTYNPAQN; encoded by the coding sequence GTGGCCGGTGGTCTCACCTCCGCCCTGGCACTGGCGTTGATACTCGTCGGCTGCTCGTCCGGATCGTCCACCTCCTCGAAGTCGCCCGAACTGAAGGTCAGCGGGGCCTACATGCCGCGCCCGGTCAGTGACCTCGCGGCGGGCTTCCTCGTCGTCACCAACAGCGGCGGAGCCGCCGACAAACTCACCTCCGTCACCAGCGCTCTCTCCGACAACATCACCATCCACAAGACCGAGGACCAGAAAATGATGGAGGTGACGTCCTTCGACATCCCGGCGGGCGGCACCCTGGATCTCGCACGCGGCGGGAACCACATCATGTTCGCCGAGCTCAAGCAGCAGCCGAAGCAAGGCCAGGAGATCGGCATCGAGCTGCACTTCGAGAAGGCCGACCCCATCAAGGTCGAGCTTCCCGTGAAGGAGACCACGTACAACCCGGCCCAGAACTGA
- a CDS encoding SCO family protein, translating to MRKKTVSTAAALAVLTALTLTACGDGGGSDAAKPIADISMQPKNKAATVLDQPFTKPDFVLTDTKGKPYNFRERTKGKATLIYFGYTNCPDVCPTTMSNIAIAKKSLPKADQDKLQVVFVTTDPARDTPASLAKWLPAAGDPSFVGLTGDFKAIQAGARSIGIGIDPATTNKDGTVVSMHGAQVIAFSPKTDGGYLLYGDDASSDDYAKDLPKIIKGENP from the coding sequence ATGCGTAAGAAGACCGTGTCCACCGCCGCCGCCCTCGCGGTGCTGACGGCACTCACCCTGACCGCGTGCGGCGACGGCGGTGGCAGCGACGCCGCCAAGCCGATCGCCGACATCTCCATGCAGCCGAAGAACAAGGCCGCGACCGTGCTCGACCAGCCCTTCACCAAGCCCGACTTCGTCCTCACCGACACCAAGGGCAAGCCGTACAACTTCCGCGAGCGGACCAAGGGCAAGGCGACGCTCATCTACTTCGGCTACACCAACTGCCCGGACGTCTGCCCGACCACGATGAGCAACATCGCCATCGCCAAGAAGTCCCTCCCCAAGGCCGACCAGGACAAGCTCCAGGTCGTCTTCGTCACCACCGACCCGGCCAGGGACACCCCCGCGTCGCTCGCCAAGTGGCTGCCCGCCGCCGGCGATCCCTCCTTCGTCGGGCTCACCGGAGACTTCAAGGCCATCCAGGCCGGCGCCCGCAGCATCGGCATCGGCATCGACCCGGCCACGACGAACAAGGACGGCACTGTCGTCTCCATGCACGGAGCGCAGGTCATCGCGTTCTCCCCGAAGACCGACGGCGGCTACCTCCTGTACGGCGACGACGCGTCCTCGGACGACTACGCCAAGGACCTCCCGAAGATCATCAAGGGAGAGAACCCGTGA
- a CDS encoding YcnI family copper-binding membrane protein has product MFPAKKFSGSNVARVTVAGGIAASAVLLLAGPASAHVSVQPLGVAAKGGSAIVNFKVPNERDDANTTQLEVNIPADHPLASVMPEPIPGWKIVVTKAKLAKPLELHGNQITEAVSKVTWTATAGGGTPSGQFQLFPVSLSQLPEDTDQLVFKAIQTYSDKEVVRWIEEPKEGAAEPENPAPVLQLTAATEDEHGAPATSATAKPAAEGSEAHDTSKTETASGDSSDSTARVLGITGIVVGIAGVAFGVLAGRRRTA; this is encoded by the coding sequence GTGTTCCCAGCCAAGAAGTTCTCCGGTTCGAACGTCGCCCGTGTCACCGTGGCCGGCGGTATCGCCGCTTCCGCCGTCCTGCTGCTGGCGGGCCCGGCGTCCGCGCACGTGAGTGTGCAGCCGCTCGGCGTCGCCGCCAAGGGCGGTTCCGCCATCGTCAACTTCAAGGTCCCCAACGAGCGTGACGACGCCAACACCACCCAGCTGGAGGTGAACATCCCCGCCGACCACCCGCTGGCCTCCGTGATGCCGGAGCCCATCCCGGGCTGGAAGATCGTCGTCACCAAGGCCAAGCTGGCGAAGCCCCTGGAGCTGCACGGCAACCAGATCACCGAGGCGGTCTCCAAGGTCACCTGGACGGCGACCGCCGGCGGCGGGACCCCGTCCGGCCAGTTCCAGCTCTTCCCCGTCTCCCTCAGCCAGCTGCCCGAGGACACCGACCAGCTGGTGTTCAAGGCCATCCAGACGTACTCCGACAAGGAGGTCGTCCGGTGGATCGAGGAGCCGAAGGAAGGCGCGGCCGAGCCCGAGAACCCGGCGCCCGTCCTCCAGCTGACCGCCGCCACCGAGGACGAGCACGGCGCGCCGGCCACCAGCGCCACCGCCAAGCCCGCCGCCGAGGGCAGCGAGGCGCACGACACCTCGAAGACCGAGACGGCCTCCGGCGACTCCAGCGACTCCACCGCCCGTGTCCTCGGGATCACCGGCATCGTCGTCGGCATCGCGGGCGTGGCCTTCGGTGTCCTCGCCGGACGCCGCCGCACCGCCTGA
- a CDS encoding ATP-binding protein — protein MSIWWSLHLRREAASVPLARRLLLGTMETAGVDPDVSFDLSVALSEACANAVEHGGGEGPGEAPGAYQVTAYLDGEKCRIEVADSGPGFPARRMVRRTTQVGATANSTASATPVPAAVSAGATVTVPVTPAPAVTAEGGRGLCLIEQLADHVHFRNRPGRGAVVSFDKILKWREGALLRAM, from the coding sequence ATGAGCATCTGGTGGTCTCTGCACTTGCGGCGCGAAGCCGCGAGCGTCCCGCTGGCCCGGCGCCTGCTGCTCGGCACGATGGAGACCGCGGGCGTCGACCCGGACGTCTCCTTCGACCTGTCCGTCGCGCTCAGCGAGGCCTGCGCCAACGCCGTCGAGCACGGGGGCGGCGAGGGGCCCGGGGAGGCGCCGGGGGCGTACCAGGTGACGGCCTATCTGGACGGCGAGAAGTGCCGTATCGAGGTGGCGGATTCGGGTCCGGGCTTTCCCGCGCGGCGGATGGTGCGCCGTACCACCCAGGTCGGCGCGACCGCGAACTCCACCGCCTCCGCCACCCCCGTCCCCGCCGCCGTGTCGGCCGGTGCGACGGTGACCGTACCCGTGACCCCGGCCCCCGCCGTCACCGCCGAGGGCGGCCGGGGCCTGTGTCTGATCGAGCAGCTCGCCGACCACGTGCACTTCCGCAACCGGCCGGGGCGCGGCGCCGTGGTCAGCTTCGACAAGATCCTCAAGTGGCGGGAGGGCGCCCTGCTCCGCGCCATGTGA
- a CDS encoding aminopeptidase P family protein: protein MAEELPLETPEAEEKPIKQRKNGLYSGVSDELAENMKSGWADTELHGLEPIAQASHTAARRAALSARFPGERLVIPAGNLRTRSNDTEYPFRAGTEYTYLTGDRTHDGVLVLEPRKNGAQDDGHDAALYLLPRSDRENGEFWLDGQGELWVGRRHSLAESEQLLGLPAKDVREVATTLAEATGPVRVVRGHDASVEAALTDKVTAERDEELRVYLSEARAVKDEFEIGELQKAVDSTVRGFEDVVKVLDKAEATSERYLEGTFFLRARVEGNDIGYGSICAAGPHATTLHWVRNDGNVRSGDLLLLDAGVETHTLYTADVTRTLPINGRYSAIQRKIYDAVYESQEAGIAAVRPGAKYHDFHDASQRVLAEKLVEWGLLEGPVEKVLELGLQRRWTLHGTGHMLGLDVHDCAAARREAYADGTLEPGMCLTVEPGLYFQADDTTVPEEYRGIGVRIEDDLVVTEDGNRNLSAGLPRRADEVEAWMAALKN, encoded by the coding sequence GTGGCTGAGGAGCTCCCCCTGGAGACCCCGGAAGCGGAAGAGAAGCCGATCAAACAGCGGAAGAACGGTCTGTACTCCGGCGTGTCCGACGAGCTCGCGGAAAACATGAAGTCCGGCTGGGCCGACACCGAGCTGCACGGCCTGGAGCCGATCGCCCAGGCGTCGCACACGGCCGCGCGCCGCGCCGCGCTCTCCGCGCGCTTCCCCGGTGAGCGCCTGGTGATCCCGGCGGGCAACCTCAGGACGCGGTCGAACGACACCGAGTACCCCTTCCGCGCCGGCACCGAGTACACGTACCTCACCGGCGACCGGACGCACGACGGCGTCCTCGTCCTGGAACCGCGGAAGAACGGCGCCCAGGACGACGGCCACGACGCGGCTCTCTATCTGCTCCCGCGCTCCGACCGGGAGAACGGCGAGTTCTGGCTCGACGGCCAGGGCGAGTTGTGGGTCGGCCGCCGGCACTCGCTCGCCGAGTCGGAGCAGCTGCTGGGCCTGCCCGCCAAGGACGTGCGCGAGGTGGCCACCACCCTCGCGGAGGCCACCGGGCCCGTGCGGGTCGTGCGCGGTCACGACGCCTCGGTGGAGGCGGCGCTGACCGACAAGGTCACGGCGGAGCGCGACGAGGAGCTGCGTGTGTACCTCTCCGAGGCGCGCGCGGTGAAGGACGAGTTCGAGATCGGTGAGCTCCAGAAGGCCGTCGACTCGACCGTGCGCGGCTTCGAGGACGTCGTGAAGGTCCTCGACAAGGCCGAGGCGACGAGCGAGCGCTACCTGGAGGGAACGTTCTTCCTCCGCGCCCGCGTCGAGGGCAACGACATCGGCTACGGCTCGATCTGCGCCGCCGGACCGCATGCCACGACCCTGCACTGGGTGCGCAACGACGGAAACGTACGCTCCGGCGACCTGCTCCTGCTCGACGCCGGGGTGGAGACACACACGCTCTACACCGCCGACGTCACCCGCACGCTGCCGATCAACGGCCGCTACAGCGCGATCCAGCGGAAGATCTACGACGCGGTGTACGAGTCCCAGGAGGCCGGGATCGCGGCGGTCAGGCCGGGCGCCAAGTACCACGACTTCCACGACGCCTCGCAGCGTGTGCTCGCCGAGAAGCTCGTCGAGTGGGGGCTGCTGGAGGGGCCGGTCGAGAAGGTCCTGGAACTGGGGCTCCAGCGGCGCTGGACCCTGCACGGCACCGGCCACATGCTCGGCCTGGACGTCCACGACTGCGCCGCCGCGCGCCGGGAGGCATACGCCGACGGGACGCTGGAGCCGGGCATGTGCCTCACCGTCGAGCCGGGGCTGTACTTCCAGGCGGACGACACGACGGTGCCGGAGGAGTACCGCGGGATCGGGGTCAGGATCGAGGACGACCTCGTCGTGACGGAGGACGGGAACCGGAACCTGTCCGCGGGACTGCCGCGCCGGGCCGACGAGGTCGAGGCGTGGATGGCGGCGCTGAAGAACTAG